A window of Kribbella sp. NBC_00382 genomic DNA:
TGCTGGACCTGCAGGTTCGCCGGCGCCGGGATGCGGACCTGGTTGTCGTTGCCGAAGGCGGGGCCGGCCGGGAAGTTGACCGTCTTGCGTGGCCGGAACTGGAACAGCAGGTCGTTCCAGTCACCGCTGGCCTTCAGCTCCTCGACGGTCGTGTTCTGCTTGCAGCAGCGCTCGAACCAGGGCGAGTGGCAGTACGTGTCGTCGCCGAACTGGTCGTTCGGATCCTTGAAGAACGCCTTCCAGAACTCGGTCTCCAGGTCGTCCAGCGACGAGCTGTCCGTGTACGGCACCTGGTAGCGGGTGAGAAGGTCGGAGAACTGGATGCCCAGCTCCGGGAAGTCCTTCGGCTGGATGTCGACCGCGACCTGGGCGTTCGCCGCGTTGCGGACCCGGACCCGGCGTTCGCTGCGATGGTGCAGATAGAACGTCGCGAAGGCCAGCCGGGTCTCGTCGTCCTCGCGGCAGACCACCTTGAAGTAGTCCAGCTCGTAGACGTCCACCAGCGGGCAGCTGCCGAGGTTGTGCACCAGCTCGGTGATGTCGTCCTTCTTGAGCATCTTGAAGAGCTGCTGGTACCCGGTCCGGCCGCGGACCTGGTCGAGCACCCGGCGGGTCACCTCGTCGGTGAGCGCGTTCAGGTCCTTGCCCTCCAGGTGATCCGCATCGTCGGCCGTCGCGACGTGGGTGACCCCGTCGGCGGCTGCCTGCGACGTGGTCCGGATGTCGGCGTAGATCTTGCGCTGGACGGTGTTCCAGTCCTCGGCGGTGAGCAGGTCACCGGGTGCCCGCTCGACGTACGGCGTGGTCTCGGTCATGGGTTCTCTTCCTCCGTCTGTGCAGGTCCGGCCACCCGGTCCCTGGTCACGTCTGCATGGATGCCGGCCGCCTTCGCGAGGCCGACGCCGATCGGTCCGGGCCGCAGCAGGGCGGCCGCGAGCGATGGCAGCGGCGGCCCGAACACGGTCTGCCGGGCGGACTCGAAGCGGCCACCGGGGAAGGCCACCTCGAGGTCGTAGACGGCCGGGCCGGACGCCCGGCCGGTGATCCGGATTTCGTTGCCCCAGGCGCCTTCTTCGGCGGCGGACAGCTCGATGAAGCCGGCCAGCCCGGGCTCGGACAGGAACATCCGGGCGGCTGTGCCCGGCCGGCCGCCCGTCAGCCGGACGGGTTCGCGGAACGGCAACGCGACGGCCCGCCAGCCGATCGGCACGACGTCGGCGAGTTTCGCGATCACCAGCTTCGAGCCGGTCTGCAGATCGTTCAGCCGATCGACCAGGAACTGTTCGTCCGTCAGCGGCTCGGCGACCACCCCGGCATGCAGCTCGGGCACGGCCGCGCCGAACCGGCCGTTTCCGGTCGCGGTGGCACCGGCACCGCCGGCTCCGAAGGCGACGCCGAAACGGTCGTCCAGCTCGGCCGGGAGATTGACCGAGAACGCGCCGGCCTGGTGTGAGTCCCAGTCGACCCGGATCTCCGCGGTCGGCCGACGGACCACGGCGGCAGCGAAGACGGCGTTGGGCTGCGCGCCCTGCGGGCCAAAACAGCTCAGGCCGAAGACGGCTTCCTCGCTCCCGGCGCCACCCGCGAAGCGGTCGGCCTCGAAGTACGCGGCATCGAAGCGAGCGGCGCGGCACTCCGAGAAACTCCACCCGTTCAAACCGCGCCGTACGCCGAGCAGGCCGGTGCCGGCCGTCTCCACGGTCACCGCGGGCCGTGAGGCCCCGTTCTCGGTGATCACCGCGCGTACCGTGCCGTCGTCGGCGAGCTCGATCGTGCAGGTGCCGCCGGCGCCGATCGCCTCGCGGATCCGGATCGACCAACCGGCCACCGGGTCGGCGATCCGGGGGTCGGACACGCCGGCCCCAGTGGTCAGGGTCACCCGCCCGGTCACGTCGGAGGCGCCGGCGTTGCGGAAGCGCAGAACGGTGCCGTGGGCAACGGGTCCGGACGCCCAGGCGGGCTGGGCCGGATACTCGGCCACCTCGAGGAAGCGCAGCGGGATCACTTCGAGCGCACTGTCCGCGCCATCGGCCGGGGAGGTGAGGCGCAGCTTGTCCTCCGGTGTGAGGGTCGCGAGGCCGGGAGCGATCTCGTTGATCGCGGCAACGATCTCGCCGGCGAAGGTGGTGGCTGGAGTGGCGCCGGCGATGTCCACGTCGAAGGGCGGCTCGCCGTCGACCGCCAGACGCAGTACGGATCGCTTGGCGAGGTCGAGCGGGGCGAGGAGGTCCACGGTGCCGTCGATGACAGCTGGGCCCGGCGCCTTGCCGGTGGCTGACGTTTCGCCGAAGAGGAGCGGGGCGGCGTCACCGGTACCGGTGCGGCTGACCTCGATGCGACTGGACAAACCGCTGGTGGGCGAGGCGATCCGCAGAGCCAGACCGCTCGGGATCGCCACCGATGACGCGTTGGCGGTGGTCGCCGCATTGATCGCGGTGGCCAGCTCCGAGAGCGTCACCGCCTCCGGATGGGCGGCCGCCGTGGTGAGGTCCACAACCACTGCTGGGCCGCCATCGACCGCGACCGTCAACTGGTTGGCAATGGACAACTCGACCGGGCCGGTGAGGTCGATTCGGCCGATCACCTCTGCCGGGGTGGCCGCGCCACCTCGGTAGGTGCGCGGCGCAACGATGCCCAGGACTTCTGGAGCGACGTCGGTACCGGTGGTGGGAGGCGACAGCTCCAGGCGGCTGGTGGCACCGACGGTTGGCGAGGTGAGGAGCAGGTGGATGCCGTCGTGGGCGGCTACCTGGGCGACCAGCGCGACGTTGATGGCGGCGACCAACTGACTGAGGCTGCGTGGCGTTGGGCCGGCTGGATCGCCGAGCGGGATGTCGATCGCCGCGCCGCCGTCGACGGCCAGCCGGATCGCGGCGTCGGCAGGCAGGGCGACTCCGGCGGACAGGTCGACCGTGCCCGTGAATCGGACTCCGCCTGGCGCGGCACCACGGGTCAGCCCCGGCTCGACCTTCAGGACCTGGTCCAGGGCATCCCGCTGCCGGGGGGCCTCCAGCACGATCGAAGGCACTCGGCCGCTCGTCACGGCGGCCGAGCGAAGCGTCAACGTCCTGCCATCGGTGAACGCAAGCGCCGGCACCGTCTCGCCAGGGGGCGGGGCCGGCAGTGCGGCTTCCACGGCGGTGTTGATCTTGGCGACGATCTCGGTCGGGGTGGTGGCGCGGCTGCGGGGGCCGGCGCAGTCGACGTCCAGGACGAGGCCGTCGTCCGTCGCGATGCCCGTCGGGGTCGTCTCGGTGAGGTGGATCCGGAGGTAGTGGTTGGTGCTGAGGTCGGCGCCGCCGCTCAGGTCGTTCTTGCCGCTGAGCTCGGCCGCCTCGCCCGCAGTACCGACGGCGCGAGCGGCCGTGAATCCCAGGACTGACTGAGCAGCGTCATCGGTGACCCGGGCCCGCGTCAGGTAACGCCTGCGGCTCGTACTGCGTTGCGGTACGACCCGCACGCTTCCACCGGCGCCATCCGTCGGTGAGACCAGGATCAGGTGAGCGCCGTCGTCACTCGCGATCTCCTGCCCGACGGCGGCGTTGATGGCGGTCGCGAGTTCGTCCACGGACGCCTGGGTCAGATCGGCGACTCCCCGGCGAAGGTCGACCTCGACCGGCTCGGCGCCGTCGACGGCCAGCGACAGGGTGTGACGAGCGGACAGGTCGACCTTCGCCGACAGGTCCGCAGCACCGGTGAAGGATGCGGTCACCGGCGGTTTGCCCCGGCTGCTGCGGGGGCGCAGGCCGAGGATGTCTTCCGCGACGTCGCCGGCGACTTCCTCGACACGCAGCCGGCCGGCGGGTCCAGGGCTCGACGAGGTCAGGGTCAGTTTGCTGCCGTCATGACTGGCGACCGCGTCGCCCAGACCTTCGTTGATCGCGGCAACGAGCTCGGCGGGCGTAGTGGCGGCCGGGTCGGTGCCGGCCAGGTCGAGGGTGACCGGCGGCTCCGCGTCCACGGCGAGCCGGAGACTCGACCGGTCCTGGAGATCGACCCCGGCGCCGAGATCCCGATCGCCGGCGACGCGCGCACTTCGGGCAGCCTCGCCCACCGCGATCGGCGCGATCTGGCCGAACAGCCGCGCTGTCGCGTCCTGGGCTGCCGGGGTCTGGAAGGCGATCTGCCCGGCCGCGCCCGGAGTCGGCGAGGTGAGGGTGAGGAACCGGCCGTCGTCCGTGGCGACCGGCACCCCCAATCCGGTGTTGATCGCGGCAACGATCTCGCCTATCTCGACCGCGGCTGGATCCGCTGCCGCGCCGGCGCAGTCGATCTCGGCCAGCTGATTGCCATCGACAACTATTCGCAGATAGCGCGGACCGGTCAGATCGACCGCGGTGCTGAGATCCACCCGGCCGGTCACGACGGCATGGCTGGGTTCGGCGCCGTGATAGAGCCTGGGCCGAAGCCCGAGCACGAGATCCGCCGCGTCACCCGGCCCGTCGTCGACCGTGATCGCCCCGGCCGCGCCGGCCGTCAGCGAGTTCAGCCGCAACCGGCCGCTGGACAGGCTCGCGATCCCTGCCACGCCGAGCTGGTCGTGGATCGCGGCGACGATCTCCGCCGGCGTCACCTTCGCGGGATCGGCCGCGCCGGTGGTCAGCTCGATCGACTGCGCCCCGCCACCGTCGAGGGCGATCCACAGCGTCTCCCGCGCGCTCAGGTCGACGCCGCCGCGCAGGTCGACCTCACCGGCAAGGGTCGCGCGCGTCGCGTCCGCGCCGTACCGGTCAACAGCGGGTTGCCCGAGCACGAGCGTGGCCGCGTCAGCGCCGGACGGGAACGAGGTGACGAGGATCGGCTCACGCCCTGGCGTCCACCAGCTGTCCAGCGCCTCGTCCTCGATGTGCAGTCCGAGCGTCTCGGCGGTGATCCGCAGGATGCCCTGAACGGTGACCGTGCCGTCGAGGAAGGTTTTCACGTAGCGCAGCAGGTGCTCGCGGAACTCCTCCACCGACTCGTCCGGCCGCGGCGCCAGCCCGTACAGCGCACCGAACAACCTGAGGTCCTGGATCACCGATTCGCCGGCGTCGGCGAAGTCGACCCAGTGCGATCGCATCACCGCGACCAGGCTGTTCTCGGCCGCCTGCAACTCACCGCCGTACGCGTCCGCCAGCGCCCGCAGCGCGGACGGATCGCCCAGCGTCCGGAACGTCGGCGGCAGGTTCGCGAGGATGCGGTCGGCCTTAGGCACCCGGGGCCTCCTGGCAGGCGACGTCCGCCGCGGTCATGTCGAGCGCGATCCACCACTGCTCGCCGTCGACGGTCGCCGAGACGCTGAAGGTGCCCGCCTCGATCTCCTCGTCGGTGGCCGGTACGCCGGTAGGCCCGAGCAGCAGCGAACGGTCGGGGATCCGCGCACCGGTGGGAGCCTGCGAGCCGGCAGTCTCGACTGCGGCCGTCAGCGCGGCGCGCAGACCATCGGCGGGCGCGGTGGCGACCGCGGTGAGCAGAGCGTCGATCAACGTGCCGTCACCGGTATCGCCGGACAGGTCGGCCCGGGCGACGACGACATCCACGATGGTGGCGTCGAGGATGTCGTCGACACCCTTGACCGCGGTGAGCAGGGCCGCGCCGTCCGCGGCGCCACCGGCGGTGAGGCCGTCGACGACCGCTTGCAACGCGGCCACCACGTCCGCGGCGATCTGGGCCTGCCCGGCCGCCGAGATGTTGGGGGTGATCGTGGCCGTGATCCGCGGGGTGATGAAGACGTACCGCGCGACCAGCGTCGCCAGTACTCCGGCCGCCCGGGTCTCGTGCACGGCAGCCGTCAGACCGGGCAGCCGTTCGGGCTCGGCATCTACCACCACGGTGACCGTGCCCGGGTCCGACCGGTTGGCCGGCGGGCCGTTCGGATCGAAGAACTCGACCGGCTCGCCGTCGCCCTCCAGGATCACCCGTTGGAGCGCCATGATCGTCGCCTTGCCCAACGCGCCCAACGCCGCCCGGGCCCGGTCGCGCAGTTCTTCGTCCGTCTCATCGGCCGCCGCGCGGATGGTCGGATCGAGATTCGTGACGCGTTCGATCCCACCCACCCGCTGGGACATCTCGTTGATCACGCCGGCCGCCACCAGCCCCGCGTCACCCGCGAACCCGATGTCGGCCCGGACCGGTACGTCGATCCGCACCTGGCCGCGCTGCAACGTCCGCTGCTGGGTCGAGACGAAGACGACTCCACCACCGGACAGCCTGGTCCCCACCGGGATGGTGATGTTGCCGTCGAAACCGGTGGAGCGGAAGAAGGTGATCAGCCCTTCGGCGAACTCGGCCGACTTGCGATGGACATCCAGAATCGACACCACGTAGTCCAGCGACTTGCCCTCCGCGGTATCGACGAACGCGGACTCGTAGGCCAGGTTGATCTGCTGGTAGACCGTGGCGATCTCCCGCCCGACCGCCTCGGACAGCGTCCGGGTCACGCTGCCGACATTGATGTCGCTCAGCGGCGAGCGGCTCTCGATCCGGAAGTAGTCGACGTAGAAGGTGGTGTCGCCCTTCGGCAGGGTGCCGTCCTCGAGCCAGATCACCACATTCGTCCCGGCGCCGAAGGTGAAGTCGATGTCGAGCACGAACGTCCGGGGCTTGCCGTCCTCCGCGGTACCGGTGATCCCGCGGACGCCGCCCGCCGGCTCGGCCAGCGGGTAGGTCAGCACCTTGACGTCGAACTCGATCGGCTCGTTCACGACGCCGCCGACGACCGAGGTGAGGATGTCGTCGACCAGATCGCCGTACGGGCGGTGGATCAGCGTTGCGGTGTCACCGTTCATGCCACGCTCCCGCCGAGGTCGACCGGTATCACCAGGTTCAGTGGAGTGGCTTCGCCGATGGGCAGCACCACCGCCACGATCTCCAGCCAGGTCTCGCCGCTGAGGTCGACCCGGCCGGCCCGGCGCGCTCCGCGGCCCGTCTTCACCGTCACCGACTGCACCGCCGCGATCCGCGGTTCACCCTGCAGCGCTTGCAGGGCGAAGAGTTTGGCGCGGTTGCGGATGGCCTCGGTGTCCGGCTCACCGACCAGCTCGTGCAGCCGGCTGCCGTACTCCGGATGGCCGAGGTGGGCCAGTTCGCCGACCTGGGTGAGGAAGCGCAGCAGCAACGCCTGCTGGAGGTCCTCCTTGCCGGTCAGCCGCTGCAGGTCGGCCTTCGACGAGACCGGCCGGTTCGCGGTCAGCAGATCGGTGCCGCGCTCGCGTTGCTCGGCGAACTCCAGATCGCCCAGCAACCGCAGGTCGGCGCCGAACAGAGCGTCGGGTTCCATCACAGCCTCCTAGTGCTGGTCACGGCGGCCAGCCGTCCGTGAGGTAGGTGGCCGCGGGTGGGCCGAGCACGAGCAGTACTCCGGGGGGCGAGGGGATCCGGTCGCCGACCCGGACCAGCGCCTTGCCGCCGACCTTGACGCCGGAACTCGCCAGCGGCCCGATCACCAGCGGATAGGGCACACCGGTGAACGAGTTGACCATCAAGCAGATCGAGCCGCTGGTGGCCAACGGCATCCCACCGGCGGTGACGAACGGCGGCAGCACCACCATGATCGTCCCGCTGTCGGGCGCGCCGGCGGCACCAGGCGTCACCATCACCGACGCCCCCACCGACACCGGCAATCCCGGCATACCGACCTCCCCCACTCACAATCTGCCCCTCCCCTTCCTACGCACCCCCGGTCTCCCCGCCGTCTCGCCCGCGTCTTCACGGGCTGAACGAGGTGGTCCCCTGGACCGTGACGCTGGTGCCTTTGAGGGTTGCGCCGGCCCCGCCTTCGACGGTGGCCTGGAGGCTGCCCTTGAGGGTGGCCCGGGAGCTCGCCTCGACGGACACGTTGCGGCCGGCCTTGAGGGTGATGTTGCCGTTGGCCTCGAGGGTCAGGTCCTGGGCTGCCTTGAAGGAGACCGAGCCGGCTGAGTCCAGTACGACGTCGCCGTCCTGGGTGAGAGTGATGGTCGTGCGGCCGGCCGTCACCTTGACCGTGCCGCCGCTCTCGCCGGACTGGTCGAGTTTCAGTTCGGTCTTGCCGGCCGTCGCGGTGACCGTTCCGTCGATGATCCGGACGGTGATCTTCGGTGGCATCTCGATCACGAGCTCGCGGGCCGGGTCCTGGTCCTGGTGGTTCCGGATCGCGCCCAGGACCGACTTGTCGTCCGCCTCGGCGAGCGGCAGCCGGAAGACGAGCTCGCCGGTCGTCGACAGCGGTGGGCGGTCGACATCGTCGTACAGCCGGGCGATCACGATCGGCGCGTTCACGTCACCGTGGTCGTAGGCGAGCAGCACCAGGTCGTTCACGTTCGGGATCGCGACGCTGCCGACATGTCCGGTGCCGACCGGGACGCGTTTCAGCTCCAGTCCGCTGCCGCGCAGCTTGACGTCGACGCCGTAGTTGTCGTCGTCGTCCTTCCCGGTGTGCGGGTGGACCGCGGTGACCACGCCGAGCTCGGTGGTCCGGTGCCCGGCCAGCTCGTCGCGGACGATCGCGGCGATGGTGTCGACGATGGTGCTCACGGTGCCACCCCCTGCAGGCTGCGGAACTCGACGTCGGTGATGAGCCCGCCGGCCTTGGTCAGCTGATGCCGGACGCCGCGGACCTGGTAGGTCCCTTCCAGCTCATCGACGCCGGCCTTGTCCGGGAAGCCTTCGAGCCGGATCAGGTCCCCGAGGAACAACTGCGGCCGGCCCTGAATCCGGACCCGCCCACGCAACGCCTGCTCGGTCAAGGTCTCGGCCGCCGAGGCCGCTACGGCCGCGGCGAGCTTGCTGGTCCGGACGGCCGGCCGCTCGATCAGCAGCATCGGCTTCGTCGTACCGGAGGTTCCGTGCCGCGGCCCGAAGTCCTTGGTCAGCCAGGCCCAGGACTCGTCGCCACCGGAGCCAGGGCTGTCTCCCCATACCTGCACGGTTCCCGCGCGCGGGCTGACCCGCTGGAGCTCAGCCGCCAGCACGTGCTCCCCGTACTTCAGCTTGTGCACCGTCCGATTCCCGCTGAACCCCTCGAACACCAGCTTGCCGTCAGCGGTGACGTAGGTGTCGAACCCGGCCAGATACGCCAGGTCCCGCAGGTGCCGCGCGATCGGCCGCCGCCCGTCGACCACGTACGCCGGGAACGGTGGCCCGTCTTCTACCGTGTCGACCTCGATCCCCGCTTCGGACGCGAGCGCACGCACGATGTCGCCGGCCGTGGTGTCCTCGAACGTCTTGTCCACAAAGGTCTTCAGCAACTTGCCGCCACCCGAGTGGCCGGTGATCCGCTTGACCTCCAGTCCCGGCTCGACCGCGACCACGCTCCCGGTCAGCACCCGGAACAGTTGCTGGTCCTCATCGGCGTACCCGAGATCGACCGACAGCTCATCACCAGGCTGCGCCCGCAACCCGCCGACCTGCCCCTGCCGCAACGTCACCGAGTCCGCGGGCGTATCGAGATCCAGCCGCACGGTCAACTCGATCGCCGTACTGGCCTTCGCCTCGACCGTCGTATCGACGACCTTGTCCCCCACCACGATCCGGTACGCCGGCCGCAACATGCTCACGCGCCCCCGATCCAGTCCCGCAGTACGCCGGGCAGCTGCTCGTCACGAACTCGCAGCTCCAACTCGGCTTGGTCCGCGAAGACCTCCGGTACGCCGATCCGGGTGGGCGCCTGCAGCAGATTCGGCACGAACGTCTCCAGCAACCGCTCCCGCAACGCCGAGCTGCCGGGATCGAAAGCGGCCCGGAACATCGCCCGCACCAGCCGCGCCCGCGACGGCGTCGGCAGCTCGCCGGTGACCGTCGCGTCCTCGTACGCCGCCAGCAGGTACGCGTCCTGCGCCTCGGTCCGCGACCGGCCGTCCTCCGCGATCCGCATCAGCAGGTTGAAGCGATCCGCCGACGCGACGACCGCGTCCCGGACCTGCACCCAGACGAACCGGGCGAACAGCGCACCCGCCTCGGACCGAACCCGATCCGCCTCTGCCAGCCACTGATCGGCCGTCATCGGCCGCCGCCCGGCCACCAGCCGCAGATCGGCCAGCACCACCTCGGCAACGACCAAAGAGGAGCAGTGCTCGTCGGATACCTGGCTCGCCAGGTCCGGACTCATCCCGTCGCAGAAGGCGACCAGCTCGGTCCCAGGGGCGGTCGGGACCGGCGCCCAGATCCCGTAGCTGTCGAAGACGAGCCCGCCACCGCCGTGTTCGACGATGGGCAGCTCGACCACGCCACTCGCCGCCACCGCGCCCTTGAAGGTCTCCAGCACCCGGACGCCGAGCGTGCCCGTCCTGCTGACTGCGCCCTGCCAGGCCGGGAGTTGCTCGTCCTCGATCCGCAAGTGCACGACCAGGCCGGCCGCGGCGTACTCCGAGATCACCGGTGTCGTTGTCATAAGCGCGCATCCCTGGTGGCCAGCGGGACGGCCGCCGGGGGCCGGACCTCGACGGCGGCACCGGAGGCGACCACCGCCGGTGAGGTCTTGGTCTTGCCGGACAGCACCGTCTTGGGCGCGCTCACCTGGGTGATCGCGCCGGTCGCGATGTCCAGCGACCACTTCCCGTCGAGTTGCCAGTTGAGCCGCTCCAGCACGACGTACGACCGGTTGGCAGCCTGGACAGCGGGAGTCGCGACCGGGCTGGCGCCGCTGACCGCGTTCTGGTTGGTCCACAGCACCAAGTGGCAGCTGAATCTGATCTTGACCTCCAGGCTGGACAGCTTCGCGGTGGCGAAGGTCGGGTGCGTCGGGCGGACGGCCCCGGCCGGGGCGCCCGGGCTGTCGACCGCCTCGACGATCCAGCGCTGCCCGGCCGGCTGGTTCGTCCGGGACCGGATCCGGCTCCGGCCGAGGGTCGCGGTGTCGCCACCGGCGCCTTCACCCGGCGTCCGGCCGGTGTCGAGGATCGCCGGCACGACCAGTGCGGGGGCGGGGTCGCCGGCCACGAACGAAGTGGCCGCCCCGGTCGCCAGGGCCCGGTTCGAGGCCAGCACGAAGGGGGCCGGGTGCACCTTGTTGGGTGTCACCGCCGGGTCGGTGTACGCGGCGTTGAAGGTGGTACCGGCGGTCAGGTTGTTGACCCAGCCGCCGAAGAACTGGCCGATGATCCGGCGCCCGTCGGCGCCACCGGTGACGACGTCCACCTGGGCGTTCATGTGCAGCGCGGCGGTGGCCGGGTTGGCGATGTCGAAGGACCCCGACGAGGTGGCGATCCCGCCGCCGACCACCGGGGCGACGGTGTGGTTCGCGTCGCTGGCGACCGAGCTGTCCAGGAACAGCGTGGCCTGGCCGAGCACCAGGTTCAGGATCCGGTTCGGCTCGCGGTCGATCTTGTGGTCGAAGATGCCGTTGCCGTTACCGTCCACGAACGGCCGGACGTGGAAGGTGCCGCAGTTGTCGGCCAGCAGGGTCGCCTGCAGATTGTTGCCGGTGACAACTTTCACGGTCGGCTTCTTGGCCGTGTGCAGGGCGACGATCGCGGCCGCGTCGTCACCACCGTTCGCGGCGGGGATCCCGGAAGCGCGCTGGGCGTCCCAGCTGACCGGCGTACCGGCGGGTTTGACGTCGACCGTCAGGCGGACCGGTGCCGCGAGGGTGACGGCGTTCTCGAACAGCGGCAGTGGGAGGTTGACGGTCGGGTCCTCGTCGAAGCCCTTCGCGCCGACGGTGAAGGTGTGGTCGGCGGTCGGGCCGTTGGCCAGCCGGGCGATCTTCGGCGGCGTACCGGGGATGGTCGCGACCAGGTTGCTGAACTCGACCACCGTCATCCGGACCCGGTCGCCGTCGACCTCCAGCCCGTCCACGCCGAGCTGGAACCCGGCATCGCGGATCGTGGTGCTGACCTTGGCGCCCTCCACCCAGAACTTCACCCCGGCGGCCGGGATCGGGGCGGGAACCTTGACGCTCGCGCCGAGCGAGGCTTGGCCGGCGGCGGCAACCTCGTCCGCGGCGGCGAAGAGCTTCTCGCGCGGCGTGGCGTCGAGGACGTCGAAGGCGCTGAGCACCAACGTGCCGGTGAAGCCGGCCGGCTTGGGCGGCCGGACGGTGATCATCGCGCGGCCGTGGTGCAGGTCGGTGTCCTGGAGGTGGACGAACCGGCCGGGGTTCATCTTGGTCGCGGCGGTCAGCGGCAACGGATCGGCGGCGGTTGAGGTGCGGCTCTGGTGCAGGTCGAGGAACAGTTCGACGGCCGTCATCGCCTTCTTCGCCGCCAGCCCTTTCTTGCCGTCGACGGTCAGGCTCAGGGTGAGCACGACATCGCCGACCTTGTCGCTCGCCTTCGCGCCCTCGGCGAAGATCGTCACGCCGGCCAGCAACTGCGCGCTGGTGAAGGTCGCGCCGCTGGCCACCACGCCACCGGCGGTGACCGCGTCGAAGAACTTGATCCGGTCGGCGAGCGCGATCGTCAAGGCTCCGGAACCGTTGAACGCGGTCGAGCACTTGAGCACGACGGGGCGCCGCGCCGGAACCGTCGTCGCCTTCTTCACCACGACCGCGTCCAGCCCGGTGACCGTCGGCTGCGGTGCCGGTGGAGGTGGTCCGGGCGGCGGGGCGGGCGGTTGGTCGAGGATGATCTGTGGCTGCACGAACGCGACCGCCCGGTCGACCACGACGATGTCGGCGTCGGCCGAGCCGTCCAGCCGGAAGCAGACGGCGTTGCCCTTCACGTCGTCGAGGG
This region includes:
- a CDS encoding peptidoglycan-binding protein; the encoded protein is MLGDLELEQVQLVETGEDQVVTRHQVPGLEGDFLQDLGRRAAQVRLTGVLTAADTLPHLADLRKSFHAGEPVAFVSDITSATLVDRVLIERMDVREAAGRPNAFEYRFALREFLPAEKIDTEDVIIPPPPPPDVETGKLSVTVVVEGDPAFDMDRVKLTVHGVETESTKELDRTLTNRIRPDVWFEDPFPAGEYTVDALVDDTATPTGQREVLTGSAAVKVQDGQVAAVTVILRRGAKVGTVFAIHFRFDKAFVEPCLRHVLQAAAAYSDKHPDEVLVISGHTDLVGSPAYNQALSERRGRATYAMLTFGSEPQKSIAEWNELRKERPSGTITTVRDTWGTREIQHMLQDLGLYLGNVGKTSGEDGTLTDTAIKKFQQDHGLAADGIVGDATWPVLIEAYLGHEPLNLPTARLLPNKNATGCDSGPLRWLGCNEQDPVFVTEDAHRPNRRTELMFVHEPVMPCQVPKPVTLDLVPEGAGGGGWCLDDGTATAVNCFVVPWDKPCPTGPPDPKRPWCRKPAEQGSFVVQGRIHFEDGTPFVGKYILIAADGEYMDDEAHKTAGATPAGTPIPGRTQADGSFEYKKQKGPGTFSIEVDGPFVVSAGTQSLDDVKGNAVCFRLDGSADADIVVVDRAVAFVQPQIILDQPPAPPPGPPPPAPQPTVTGLDAVVVKKATTVPARRPVVLKCSTAFNGSGALTIALADRIKFFDAVTAGGVVASGATFTSAQLLAGVTIFAEGAKASDKVGDVVLTLSLTVDGKKGLAAKKAMTAVELFLDLHQSRTSTAADPLPLTAATKMNPGRFVHLQDTDLHHGRAMITVRPPKPAGFTGTLVLSAFDVLDATPREKLFAAADEVAAAGQASLGASVKVPAPIPAAGVKFWVEGAKVSTTIRDAGFQLGVDGLEVDGDRVRMTVVEFSNLVATIPGTPPKIARLANGPTADHTFTVGAKGFDEDPTVNLPLPLFENAVTLAAPVRLTVDVKPAGTPVSWDAQRASGIPAANGGDDAAAIVALHTAKKPTVKVVTGNNLQATLLADNCGTFHVRPFVDGNGNGIFDHKIDREPNRILNLVLGQATLFLDSSVASDANHTVAPVVGGGIATSSGSFDIANPATAALHMNAQVDVVTGGADGRRIIGQFFGGWVNNLTAGTTFNAAYTDPAVTPNKVHPAPFVLASNRALATGAATSFVAGDPAPALVVPAILDTGRTPGEGAGGDTATLGRSRIRSRTNQPAGQRWIVEAVDSPGAPAGAVRPTHPTFATAKLSSLEVKIRFSCHLVLWTNQNAVSGASPVATPAVQAANRSYVVLERLNWQLDGKWSLDIATGAITQVSAPKTVLSGKTKTSPAVVASGAAVEVRPPAAVPLATRDARL
- a CDS encoding baseplate J/gp47 family protein, producing MNGDTATLIHRPYGDLVDDILTSVVGGVVNEPIEFDVKVLTYPLAEPAGGVRGITGTAEDGKPRTFVLDIDFTFGAGTNVVIWLEDGTLPKGDTTFYVDYFRIESRSPLSDINVGSVTRTLSEAVGREIATVYQQINLAYESAFVDTAEGKSLDYVVSILDVHRKSAEFAEGLITFFRSTGFDGNITIPVGTRLSGGGVVFVSTQQRTLQRGQVRIDVPVRADIGFAGDAGLVAAGVINEMSQRVGGIERVTNLDPTIRAAADETDEELRDRARAALGALGKATIMALQRVILEGDGEPVEFFDPNGPPANRSDPGTVTVVVDAEPERLPGLTAAVHETRAAGVLATLVARYVFITPRITATITPNISAAGQAQIAADVVAALQAVVDGLTAGGAADGAALLTAVKGVDDILDATIVDVVVARADLSGDTGDGTLIDALLTAVATAPADGLRAALTAAVETAGSQAPTGARIPDRSLLLGPTGVPATDEEIEAGTFSVSATVDGEQWWIALDMTAADVACQEAPGA
- a CDS encoding GPW/gp25 family protein; its protein translation is MEPDALFGADLRLLGDLEFAEQRERGTDLLTANRPVSSKADLQRLTGKEDLQQALLLRFLTQVGELAHLGHPEYGSRLHELVGEPDTEAIRNRAKLFALQALQGEPRIAAVQSVTVKTGRGARRAGRVDLSGETWLEIVAVVLPIGEATPLNLVIPVDLGGSVA